TTATGCTATCCAGGCTTTAGAACCAGCATGGATTACAGCCAATCAGATTGAAGCTGCCCGTATTGCGATGACCAGATATATAAAAAGAGGTGGTAAGGTTTGGATCAAGGTATTCCCTGACAAACCAGTTACACAAAAACCGGCAGAAACTCGAATGGGTTCCGGTAAAGGGTCCCCAGAGTATTGGGTTGCAGTGGTAAAACCAGGTAGAGTAATGTTTGAAATTTCGGGCATTCCGGAAGATGTCGCTCGTGAAGCCATGCGACTGGCACAGCATAAGCTACCCATCAAAACGAAATTTATCACTCGAAAAGATCAGGAAGCACAAGAAGTGGGTGATGAGTCATGAAACCAAGTGAATTAAGAGAATTATCAAGTATCGAACTGGAAACAAAATTGGGTGATTTAAAAGAGGAACTGTTTAATCTGAGATTTCAGCATGCAACTGGACAGCTTGAAAACCCGATGCGAATCAGAGAAGTGAAAAAAACCTATGCACGAGTAAAAACCATTATTCAGGAACGTGCAATGGCTAATAAAGCATAACCGGAAGGTAAGGAGGTTTAGCTGATGTCAGAAAGAAATTACAGAAAAACTCGAATTGGTAAAGTAGTCAGCGATAAAATGGATAAAACCATCGTCGTAGCTGTCGAAACGTTCGTTAAACATCCATTATACAACAAACGAGTCAAAAGAACTGTGAAATTCAAGGCGCATGATGAAGAAAACACATGTAGCATTGGTGATAAAGTTAAAATAATGGAAACAAGACCGTTAAGTAAAGATAAACGCTGGAGATTAGTAGAAATCGTAGAGAAAGCACTATAGGCAAGTGCGCGGAAGGAGGTATTTCGGATGATTCAACAGGAAACGAGATTAAAAGTAGCTGATAATACCGGTGCAAAAGAATTGTTGTGTATCCGTGTTCTCGGTGGTTCCGGACGTCGATATGCAAATATCGGTGATATCATTGTGTGTGCTGTCAAAAGTGCTGCACCAGGTGGTGACGTTAAAAAAGGCGATGTTGTGAAAGCAGTTGTCGTTAGAACAAAAAATGGAATCAGAAGAGACGATGGATCTTACATTAAATTTGACCAAAATGCAGCGGTTCTAATAAAAGATGATAAAAACCCTAAAGGTACCCGTATTTTTGGACCTGTGGCACGTGAGTTAAGGGACAAAAAATTTATGAAAATCGTATCTTTGGCTCCTGAAGTACTGTAATTAGGAGGGATAGAAAGATGCATGTTAAAAAAGATGATATTGTTGTAGTCATTACTGGTAAAGATAAGGGGAAAAAAGGTAAAGTAATTCAGTCTTTCCCAAAAGAATCAAAAGTACTCGTAGAGAATATTAACATGATTACAAAACATAAAAAACCAACTCAGCAGATGCAGCAGGGTGGTATTGTGACACAAGAAGGTAAAATTGATGCTTCAAAAGTCATGCTTTTCTGTGAAAAATGTAATCGTGGGGTTCGTACGGGCCACAAATTTCTGGCTGATGGAAAAAAAGTCAGATTCTGCAAAAAATGCAATGAAACATTTAATAACTAAAAGCAGAAAGGAGGATAATAATGCCTAGATTAAAAGATAAATATAAAAGTGAAGTAATTCCAGCCTTAATGGAAAAATTTCAATATGATAATATCATGCAAGTGCCAAAACTTGAAAAAGTAGTAATTAATATGGGACTGGGTGATTGTAAAGATAACAGTAAGGCAATGGAAGCAGCTGTGATCGACTTACAGATTATTGCTGGACAAAAAGCTATAGTTACTAAAGCCAAAAAATCAGTTGCTAACTTTAAGGTTAGAGAAGGTATGAACATTGGAGCAAAAGTAACACTGCGCAGTGATAAAATGTATGAGTTTTCTGATAAACTATTTAATGTAGCGCTTCCTCGTGTACGAGATTTTAGAGGATTATCAAATAAATCATTCGACGGACGCGGAAATTACGCCTTCGGAGTCAAAGAGCAGTTAATTTTTCCAGAGATCGATTATGATAAAGTAGAACAGGTACGAGGGATGGATATTATCTTCGTAACCACGGCAAAAACGGACGAAGAAGCGCACGAATTATTAGCGCTGCTTGGCGTTCCATTCAGTAAAGCGTAAGGAGGAGTTTTCATGGCAAAAACAGCAATGAAAGAAAAACAGAAGCGGAAACAAAAGTTTTCAACACGTGAGTACAATCGATGCAGAATATGTGGACGACCTCATGCGTACCTGAGAAAATTTGGTATTTGCCGTATTTGTTTCCGAGAATTAGCTTATAAAGGCGAAATTCCTGGTGTAAAAAAAGCGAGCTGGTAAATATCAGCTAATAAAAGGAGGTACCCAGTATGGTAATGACTGATCCGATTGCGGATATGTTAACCCGCATCCGAAATGCAAATGATGCAGGACATAAAATGGTCGAAATCCCTGCTTCCAATGAAAAAAGAGCAATTGCAGATATTTTGATGGAAGAAGGATATATAAATAAAGTTGAATATGTTGAAGACGAAAAACAGGGTATGATTAAAGTAACCCTTAAATATGGTGAAAACAAAAGTCGAGTAATTTCTGGAATCAAACGAATCTCTAAACCGGGATTACGCGTTTATGCGGGACATGCAGACCTGCCAAAAGTTCTTAATGGCTTGGGTATAGCTGTTATTTCGACTTCAAAAGGTGTTATGACCGATAAAAAAGCTAGAAATGCTGGTATCGGCGGCGAAGTGATTTGTTACGTCTGGTAACAAAGTTAGGCAGGAGGTAATATTATGTCAAGAATAGGAAAAGCACCTGTTGCGATCCTCCAGGGAGTGGACATTAAAAAAGATGGCCAGACATTAACGGTCAAAGGTCCTTTAGGTCAGCTCGTTCGTACATTTCATCCAGAAATTGGGATTGAAGTAACTGCAGACGAGGTCCTTGTTACACGTCCGTCGGATAGTAAAGATCATCGTTCATTACACGGTTTAACCCGTGCACTGATTCAGAATATGGTAACTGGCGTCAGTACTGGATTCACTAAAGGCCTCGAAATCAGCGGTGTTGGTTATCGTGCAGAGAAAAAAGGCAAAAATCTGGTTATGAACCTTGGTTACTCACATCCTGTTGAAATGGCTGATCCAGAAGGTGTTGAAACAGTAATTGAGTCAAATACAAAGGTTCAGGTTAAAGGAATCAGTAAAGAAGCTGTTGGCGCTCATGCAGCCAATATTCGTGCTAAAAGACCACCAGAACCTTATAAAGGTCATGGAATTCGTTACACTGATGAAACAATCAGACGTAAAGAAGGTAAAACCGGCAAGTAAGCCGAAAGGTAAATTTGCGAAAGGAGTACACTAAATGATTAAAAAAATCGATAAAAACAAATTGCGTTTAAAACGTCATGTGCGGGTCCGAAACAAAATTACCGGAACTGAAGAAAGACCGCGTTTGAATGTTTTTAGAAGCAATAAAAATATGTACGCACAGATTATTGATGATTCAAAAGGAATCACATTAGTATCCGCTTCTTCCATAGATACCGATCTGAAGGCTCAGATTGAAAATGGAGGAGATAAGTCAGGAGCAAAAAAAGTTGGCGAAGCTATTGCTAAAAAGGCTGTAGAAAAAGGCATCGTCAATGTCGTTTTTGACCGCGGAGGCTATGAATATCATGGTAGAGTAAAAGAATTAGCTGAAGGCGCGCGTGAAGCTGGCCTTAAATTCTAGGCGAAGGAGGTCAATTGATGCAGAATACAAAGATTGATCCAAGCACTCTGGATTTAAAAGAAAGAGTCGTAGCCATTAACCGCGTAACTAAAGTAGTTAAAGGTGGACGAAACTTCAGATTCAGTTGTCTTGTGATTGTTGGAGATGAAAATGGTCATGTTGGAGTTGGAAAAGGAAAAGCAATGGAAATTCCTGATGCAATCCGTAAAGGAATTGATTCGGCAAAAAAATCGCTAATCAAAGTTCCTATGGTTGGCACTACAATTCCACACAGCACTAACGGTATTGCTGGAGCAGGTCATGTTTTATTAAAACCAGCTGGCGAAGGTACTGGTGTTATCGCTGGTGGTCCAGTTCGTGCGGTACTTGAACTGGCAGGAATCCGAGATATCAGAACGAAATCATTGGGTTCAAATAACGCCAGAAATATGGTTAATGCTACAATTCAGGGACTTGCTGGACTTACGACAGTTGAGGAAGTTGCTGCAAAGCGTGGTAAAAAACCGGAAGAAATTCTGGGTTAGGGGGATCATTGTGGCTAAAAAACTAGAAATAACTCTAAAGAAAAGCCTGATTGGTCGTAATCAGAAGCAGCGAAAGACGATTGAAGCGCTGGGACTTAAAAAGATTGGCCAGACGGTTACTCATAATGATACACCTCAAATTCGTGGAATGATTCATCGAACAGATTTTATGCTCGATGTTAAAGAAGTATAGGAGGTGCAACATGAGATTACATACTTTAAGTCCAGCACCTGGTTCTAGAAAAACGCAAAAACGTAAAGGTCGCGGTACTGGTTCAGGTCTAGGAAAGACAGCTGGACGTGGTCAGGATGGACAGAAATCACGTTCAGGCGGAGGCGTTCGACCAGGTTTTGAAGGGGGTCAAATGCCACTGGCTAGAAGACTGCCTAAAAGAGGGTTTACAAACGCCCGATATAAAAAGACTTTTTCAATTGTAAATATTTCTGAATTGAACAAGTTTGATGAAAATACAGTAGTAACTCCAGAACTTTTGCTAGAATATGGTTTCATCAGGAAAATCCAGGATGGTGTGAAGATTCTTGGAAATGGTGAAATTGAAAAAGCTTTGACTGTTAAAGCAAATAAAATCAGCAAATCGGCCCAAGAAAAGATTGTTGCTGCAGGAGGAAAGGTAGAGGTGATCTAAGATGCTCTCTACCTTGAAGGATGCCTGGAAAATTCCAGATTTAAGAAGAAAGATAATCATAACGTTGGCGTTACTCTTCGTTTATCGCCTCGGTTCATTTATACCAGTTCCTTTTGTTGATACTGCGCAACTTGCGACTTTAGTCAATGATAATGGTATTTTTGGCCTTTTTAACATTTTATCTGGGGGGAACTTTGGCAATTTTACAATTTTTGCCATGAGTATTACTCCTTATATTAATGCATCAATTATTATGAATCTTCTGGCTTTTGCAATTCCAGCTTTAGAGAAATTGCAAAAGGAAGGTGAAGAAGGACGTAAAAAACTGGCTCAATATACCCGGTTTTTAACGATTATATTGGCATTGATTCAGGCACTGGGTATGAGTTTGTCTTTTGGAGATATACTGGTTGAACGTACTGCCTTCAATGTATTTGTGGTGGTGCTTTGTATCACTTCTGGTACGGCATTCCTGATGTATTTAGGTGAGCAAATCACTGAGAGTGGTATCGGAAACGGTATTTCACTGATTATCTTTACCAGTATTGTATCTAGAATTCCTTCAGGAATCATGACGATGTATGATTATGTTACTGTAGGAACTTTATCAGTAGTTAGTCTGATCTTGTTTGCCGTTTTTGTTGTCTTGGTTGTGGTAGGTGTAGTTGCCATTCAGGAAGGCCAGAGAAGGATTCCTGTTCAATATGCCAAGAGAGTTGTTGGACGTAAAATGTATGGTGGACAAAGCACTCATATTCCAATGCGTGTTAATATGGCTGGGGTTATTCCTGTAATTTTTGCCAGTTCACTAACTTTGTTTCCAGCTACTATTGCCAGTTTTTTCCCGAACTCAGGTTTTGCTAATTTTATTTCAACTTATTTTGCCTGGGGTTCCTGGTTAAGCAATATTATTTATATTTTATTAATTGTTGCTTTTACTTATTTCTATACAGCAGTAACTTTTAATCCTTTTGATATTGCGGATAATATTAAAAAGCAGGGCGGTTATATTCCAGGTATCAGACCGGGAAAGCCTACTGTAGAGTATCTGACTCGAATCATGAACCGATTAACTTTATTTGGCGGAATTTTTCTGGCTGCCATTGCCATTATTCCAATCTTTGTTGGAAATATAATGGGTGTTAGTCTACAATTTGGCGGAACCAGCCTATTAATTGTAGTTGGTGTTGCTATGGAGTCAGTAAAACAGATTGAAGCAGAAATGATGATGAGACACCATCAGGGTTTTTTAAAATCTTAGACGAACAGGAGATAGTTAAAAATGAGAATAGTATTATTAGGACCTCCTGGTGCAGGAAAAGGTACACAAGCTTCACGCATCAGTGAAACATACAACATTCCGCACATTTCAACAGGTGATATATTCAGAGCAAACATGAAAAATGAAACGCCGTTAGGACTTAAAGCGAAAGAATACATGAACAATGGACAACTTGTTCCGGATAGCCTGGTTATTGATATGGTCAGAGACAGACTCCAACAGGATGATGTTAAAAATGCCGGATATGGTTATCTACTAGATGGCTTTCCGAGAACTGTGGCACAAGCTGAAGCGCTGGACGCTATAAACAATGACAACGGTGGAGCGCTTAATTTCGTGATTAATCTGGAAGTACCCTTTGACATTCTCATTGACAGAATAACAGGACGAAGAATCTGTCCGGTCTGTCAGGCTACTTATCATATTAAAAACAACAAACCTAAAGTTGAAGGAATTTGCGACAATGATGGAGCGGAACTGTTTCAACGTGAAGATGATCAGGAAGAAACAGTGAAGAATCGAATAAAGGTTTATCAAACTGAGACGGAACCTTTAATTGGCTACTATACAAATTCTGGAGTTATTGCAAATGTAAATGGACTGCAACATATGGATGATGTATTCATGGATATTAAGAAAACTCTGGATGGAGTCAATTAAGGATGATTACCATAAAGTCCCAGAAAGAAATTGTTTTAATGAGGCGGGCTGGCAGCATTGTTGCTAAAGCCCATCGTCTTATTGAAGAAATGATTAAGCCAGGGGTTACAACCTTAGAACTTGATCAAGCTGTTGAAACATTGATACGTGATTCTGGAGCAATACCAACATTTAAAGGCTATAGTGGTTATCCGAAGTCAATTTGTACATCCGTTAATGAAGAAGTTGTACACGGGATTCCGTCATCAAGAAAACTAATTGAAGGCGATATTGTCAGCGTTGATATTGGTGCTACCTACGAAGGGTATGTAGGAGATGCAGCAAGAACTCATCCAGTCGGAAAAATATCGGATGAGGCAAAAAAGCTGATAAACGTGACACGAGAATCGTTCTTCAAAGGTATAGAGTTTGCACGTGAAGGTTATCGTTTGTCTGATATCTCTAATGCAATTCAGCTTTATGTAGAGTCAAACGGTTTTTCAATTGTGCGAGATTTTGTCGGTCATGGTGTTGGCAGTAAGATGCATGAAGATCCACCGATTCCTAATTATGGATCTAAGGGTCACGGACCGCGATTAAGAGCCGGTATGACACTGGCAATCGAACCGATGGTTAACGCTGGCACTTTTGAAGTCCGGATCTGTGATGATGAATGGACTGTTGTTACCCTAGATGGAAAACTGTCATCACATTTTGAACACTCGGTACTGATTACAGGGACCGGTGAACCGGAACTTTTAACGGTCATTTGAGATGGTGAATCAATGAATGATTTAATGGTTGGTCAGGTGGTTCGCTCGATATCCGGGCGCGATAAGGGTCAGTTTATGGTTGTTTTAAGTATCATAGATGATAATTATGTTTACGTGAGCAACGGGAAGCTTAGAAAAGTTAGTAAACCTAAGAAAAAAAAGATCAAACACTTATCAAAAACGAATCACATTACCATGGAAATTCGTGATAAAATGGCTAGTGACCAGGAAATTACGAATGCTTGTATTATTAAAATAATCGAATCCTTTCAAAAGCCTGCAGGCTTGGGGGATGAGAATCGTGAGGAGGTTTGATCAATGGCAAAAAAGGATGTAATTGAAGTTGAAGGCACAGTGATTGAGTCACAACCCAATACAATATTTTTAGTAGAATTAGAAAATGGTCATCAGATTACAGCTCATATATCAGGTAAGTTGCGAATGAATTATATTCGAATCCTACCTGGAGATAAAGTCGTTGTTGAGTTATCCCCATATGATTTGACCCGTGGGCGTATCGTATGGCGTGGAAAAGGGAAATCATAAAGGAGGTAAAACCAATGAAAGTAAGACCATCAGTAAAACCAATTTGTGAAAAGTGTAAAATTATTAAAAGAAATGGTCGTGTAATGGTGATTTGTGAAAATCCCAAACATAAACAGAAACAAGGTTAAACCGTCATTAAGAAAACTCGAACATGACCGCGGCGATTTTGTCATGTTCATAATATAAAAGTATAGCACAGGCAAGATCTCACCGATTGCTGAAGAATGCATAAAAAATTTTAGGAGGTACACACCCTATGGCAAGAATTGCCGGAGTCGATTTACCCAGAGATAAACGGGTAGAGATTGGATTAACTTATATTTATGGGATTGGACGTTCGCGATCAAATCAAATTTTGAAAGCACTAAATATTAGTCCTGATACCCGCGTTAAAGATCTGACAGAAACAGAAGTCAATGAATTGAGAACAATTCTCGATGAAAAATACACAGTAGAAGGTGATTTGCGTCGAGAAGTAAATCTGAATATTAAACGATTGATTGAAATTGGATCATATAGAGGCCTTCGTCATCGAAAAGGCTTACCGGTTCGTGGACAAAAAACCAAAACAAATGCCAGAACCAGAAAAGGTCCAAAACGTATTGTTAGCAAGAAGAAGTAGGAGGGCTTATTAATGGCAGTTAAAAAAACCAGAAGAAAAGTAAAAAAAGTCAAAAAGAATATTGAACGTGGCCAAGCTCATATCCAATCTTCTTTTAATAATACAATTGTAACCATTACTGATATGGCAGGAAACGCACTTTCATGGGCAAGTTCAGGTGGATTGGGCTTTAAAGGGTCAAGAAAAAGCACACCGTACGCTTCTCAGATGGCTGCAGAAGAAGCTGCAAAAGCAGCAATGGAACATGGTTTAAAAAGTGTAGAAGTAATGGTTAAAGGTCCTGGTTCAGGACGTGAAGCCGCAATTCGTGCATTACAGGTGGCTGGATTAGAAATTACATTGATCAGAGATGTAACACCAATCCCTCATAATGGTTGTCGACCACCGAAACGACGAAGAGTATAGTAGGAGGGGAAAGTATGTCAAGAAATATTGAAGCGTCATGCAGACAATGTCGACGTGAAGGAGCAAAACTGTATTTAAAAGGTGAACGATGTTACTCGACTAATAAATGCGCATTCGAAAGACGTCCAACACCTCCAGGTCAACATGGTAAAAGACGAACAAAATTGTCTGAGTATGGATTACAGCTACGAGAAAAACAGAAAGCTAAACGTATTTATGGTGTTCTCGAAAAGCAGTTTAGAGATTATTTCGAAATTGCGGCTAAACAGAAGGGGATCACAGGTCACAATCTGTTAATTCACTTGGAGTCAAGACTGGATAATGTTGTTTATCGACTGGGAATGGCTACGTCACGTAAAGAAGCAAGACAGTTAGTTGATCATGAACATTTTCTGATTAATGGAAAAAAAGTTAATATTCCTTCTTATATTGTAAAAGAAGGTGATATTATCGAAGTGCGACCAAAAAGTAAAAAATCACAAAAGTTTAAAGACATAGTAGAAACGACAGAAAATCGAATGGTGGCTCAATGGTTGTCAAGTGATCTGGAAAATTTATCCGGAAAAGTGACTGGACGACCAGCAGTAGAAGATCTGGACGTTGAAATTGCTGAACATCTTATCGTTGAGTTATACTCTAAGTAATCAGCTGATTCGTAACCAGTTAACCCTCATGGTATTGTTTGGATTTTTAAGAAGATGGAGGGTCTTGATAAATGATTGAATTCGAGAAACCAGTAATCGAGATAGTTGATAAAAATGATGATGATAAGTATGGCCGTTTCGTGATTGAGCCGCTCGAGAGAGGGTATGGGACAACACTAGGTAACAGTTTAAGAAGAATTATGTTGTCTTCATTACCAGGTGTAGCTGTTACTTCAGTAAAAATTGAAGGCGTCCTGCACGAATTCTCAACCATTCCAGGGGTCAAAGAAGATGTAATTGAAATTCTTCTGAACCTGAAAGGACTGGCGGCTGAAATATATTCTGATG
This genomic interval from Eubacteriaceae bacterium ES3 contains the following:
- the rplP gene encoding 50S ribosomal protein L16, translated to MLMPKRVKRRRVHRGRMKGKATRGNKITYGDYAIQALEPAWITANQIEAARIAMTRYIKRGGKVWIKVFPDKPVTQKPAETRMGSGKGSPEYWVAVVKPGRVMFEISGIPEDVAREAMRLAQHKLPIKTKFITRKDQEAQEVGDES
- the rpmC gene encoding 50S ribosomal protein L29; the encoded protein is MKPSELRELSSIELETKLGDLKEELFNLRFQHATGQLENPMRIREVKKTYARVKTIIQERAMANKA
- the rpsQ gene encoding 30S ribosomal protein S17; protein product: MSERNYRKTRIGKVVSDKMDKTIVVAVETFVKHPLYNKRVKRTVKFKAHDEENTCSIGDKVKIMETRPLSKDKRWRLVEIVEKAL
- the rplN gene encoding 50S ribosomal protein L14, with translation MIQQETRLKVADNTGAKELLCIRVLGGSGRRYANIGDIIVCAVKSAAPGGDVKKGDVVKAVVVRTKNGIRRDDGSYIKFDQNAAVLIKDDKNPKGTRIFGPVARELRDKKFMKIVSLAPEVL
- the rplX gene encoding 50S ribosomal protein L24; its protein translation is MHVKKDDIVVVITGKDKGKKGKVIQSFPKESKVLVENINMITKHKKPTQQMQQGGIVTQEGKIDASKVMLFCEKCNRGVRTGHKFLADGKKVRFCKKCNETFNN
- the rplE gene encoding 50S ribosomal protein L5 yields the protein MMPRLKDKYKSEVIPALMEKFQYDNIMQVPKLEKVVINMGLGDCKDNSKAMEAAVIDLQIIAGQKAIVTKAKKSVANFKVREGMNIGAKVTLRSDKMYEFSDKLFNVALPRVRDFRGLSNKSFDGRGNYAFGVKEQLIFPEIDYDKVEQVRGMDIIFVTTAKTDEEAHELLALLGVPFSKA
- a CDS encoding type Z 30S ribosomal protein S14, which translates into the protein MAKTAMKEKQKRKQKFSTREYNRCRICGRPHAYLRKFGICRICFRELAYKGEIPGVKKASW
- the rpsH gene encoding 30S ribosomal protein S8, which codes for MVMTDPIADMLTRIRNANDAGHKMVEIPASNEKRAIADILMEEGYINKVEYVEDEKQGMIKVTLKYGENKSRVISGIKRISKPGLRVYAGHADLPKVLNGLGIAVISTSKGVMTDKKARNAGIGGEVICYVW
- the rplF gene encoding 50S ribosomal protein L6: MSRIGKAPVAILQGVDIKKDGQTLTVKGPLGQLVRTFHPEIGIEVTADEVLVTRPSDSKDHRSLHGLTRALIQNMVTGVSTGFTKGLEISGVGYRAEKKGKNLVMNLGYSHPVEMADPEGVETVIESNTKVQVKGISKEAVGAHAANIRAKRPPEPYKGHGIRYTDETIRRKEGKTGK
- the rplR gene encoding 50S ribosomal protein L18 gives rise to the protein MIKKIDKNKLRLKRHVRVRNKITGTEERPRLNVFRSNKNMYAQIIDDSKGITLVSASSIDTDLKAQIENGGDKSGAKKVGEAIAKKAVEKGIVNVVFDRGGYEYHGRVKELAEGAREAGLKF
- the rpsE gene encoding 30S ribosomal protein S5, translating into MQNTKIDPSTLDLKERVVAINRVTKVVKGGRNFRFSCLVIVGDENGHVGVGKGKAMEIPDAIRKGIDSAKKSLIKVPMVGTTIPHSTNGIAGAGHVLLKPAGEGTGVIAGGPVRAVLELAGIRDIRTKSLGSNNARNMVNATIQGLAGLTTVEEVAAKRGKKPEEILG
- the rpmD gene encoding 50S ribosomal protein L30 encodes the protein MAKKLEITLKKSLIGRNQKQRKTIEALGLKKIGQTVTHNDTPQIRGMIHRTDFMLDVKEV
- the rplO gene encoding 50S ribosomal protein L15, giving the protein MRLHTLSPAPGSRKTQKRKGRGTGSGLGKTAGRGQDGQKSRSGGGVRPGFEGGQMPLARRLPKRGFTNARYKKTFSIVNISELNKFDENTVVTPELLLEYGFIRKIQDGVKILGNGEIEKALTVKANKISKSAQEKIVAAGGKVEVI
- the secY gene encoding preprotein translocase subunit SecY yields the protein MLSTLKDAWKIPDLRRKIIITLALLFVYRLGSFIPVPFVDTAQLATLVNDNGIFGLFNILSGGNFGNFTIFAMSITPYINASIIMNLLAFAIPALEKLQKEGEEGRKKLAQYTRFLTIILALIQALGMSLSFGDILVERTAFNVFVVVLCITSGTAFLMYLGEQITESGIGNGISLIIFTSIVSRIPSGIMTMYDYVTVGTLSVVSLILFAVFVVLVVVGVVAIQEGQRRIPVQYAKRVVGRKMYGGQSTHIPMRVNMAGVIPVIFASSLTLFPATIASFFPNSGFANFISTYFAWGSWLSNIIYILLIVAFTYFYTAVTFNPFDIADNIKKQGGYIPGIRPGKPTVEYLTRIMNRLTLFGGIFLAAIAIIPIFVGNIMGVSLQFGGTSLLIVVGVAMESVKQIEAEMMMRHHQGFLKS
- a CDS encoding adenylate kinase, translated to MRIVLLGPPGAGKGTQASRISETYNIPHISTGDIFRANMKNETPLGLKAKEYMNNGQLVPDSLVIDMVRDRLQQDDVKNAGYGYLLDGFPRTVAQAEALDAINNDNGGALNFVINLEVPFDILIDRITGRRICPVCQATYHIKNNKPKVEGICDNDGAELFQREDDQEETVKNRIKVYQTETEPLIGYYTNSGVIANVNGLQHMDDVFMDIKKTLDGVN
- the map gene encoding type I methionyl aminopeptidase, which gives rise to MITIKSQKEIVLMRRAGSIVAKAHRLIEEMIKPGVTTLELDQAVETLIRDSGAIPTFKGYSGYPKSICTSVNEEVVHGIPSSRKLIEGDIVSVDIGATYEGYVGDAARTHPVGKISDEAKKLINVTRESFFKGIEFAREGYRLSDISNAIQLYVESNGFSIVRDFVGHGVGSKMHEDPPIPNYGSKGHGPRLRAGMTLAIEPMVNAGTFEVRICDDEWTVVTLDGKLSSHFEHSVLITGTGEPELLTVI
- a CDS encoding KOW domain-containing RNA-binding protein, yielding MNDLMVGQVVRSISGRDKGQFMVVLSIIDDNYVYVSNGKLRKVSKPKKKKIKHLSKTNHITMEIRDKMASDQEITNACIIKIIESFQKPAGLGDENREEV
- the infA gene encoding translation initiation factor IF-1 translates to MAKKDVIEVEGTVIESQPNTIFLVELENGHQITAHISGKLRMNYIRILPGDKVVVELSPYDLTRGRIVWRGKGKS
- the rpmJ gene encoding 50S ribosomal protein L36 — protein: MKVRPSVKPICEKCKIIKRNGRVMVICENPKHKQKQG
- the rpsM gene encoding 30S ribosomal protein S13 — its product is MARIAGVDLPRDKRVEIGLTYIYGIGRSRSNQILKALNISPDTRVKDLTETEVNELRTILDEKYTVEGDLRREVNLNIKRLIEIGSYRGLRHRKGLPVRGQKTKTNARTRKGPKRIVSKKK
- the rpsK gene encoding 30S ribosomal protein S11; the protein is MAVKKTRRKVKKVKKNIERGQAHIQSSFNNTIVTITDMAGNALSWASSGGLGFKGSRKSTPYASQMAAEEAAKAAMEHGLKSVEVMVKGPGSGREAAIRALQVAGLEITLIRDVTPIPHNGCRPPKRRRV
- the rpsD gene encoding 30S ribosomal protein S4; this translates as MSRNIEASCRQCRREGAKLYLKGERCYSTNKCAFERRPTPPGQHGKRRTKLSEYGLQLREKQKAKRIYGVLEKQFRDYFEIAAKQKGITGHNLLIHLESRLDNVVYRLGMATSRKEARQLVDHEHFLINGKKVNIPSYIVKEGDIIEVRPKSKKSQKFKDIVETTENRMVAQWLSSDLENLSGKVTGRPAVEDLDVEIAEHLIVELYSK